One stretch of Euphorbia lathyris chromosome 7, ddEupLath1.1, whole genome shotgun sequence DNA includes these proteins:
- the LOC136235342 gene encoding disease resistance protein RPS6-like isoform X4 — translation MERLACLYLDLCENVKNITDSIRNLKSLEHLHLSGTAIQELPSSIENLKCLKDLKLHGCKNNIYSIMNLSSSNCFKLDQNAWTEIIRDEASSIQLMRSKLCGYEDEVRILYPGSEIPEIFKDQKLGSSTDKSPYQYREMFHALSTGLRQEGPRALYKGRLPSVIGVV, via the exons ATGGAAAGACTAGCTTGTCTTTACTTAGATTTATGTGAGAATGTGAAGAACATTACAGACAGCATCAGGAATTTGAAGTCATTAGAACATCTTCATTTGAGTGGAACAGCAATACAAGAGTTACCCTCATCAATTGAAAACTTGAAGTGTCTTAAGGATTTAAAGCTTCATGGATGCAAAAA CAACATTTATAGTATCATGAATCTCAGCTCCTCAAATTGCTTCAAATTGGATCAAAATGCTTGGACTGAAATCATTAGAGATGAGGCCTCATCCATTCAACTCATGAGATCCAAG TTGTGTGGGTACGAAGATGAAGTTAGAATCTTGTATCCAGGAAGTGAAATCCCAGAAATATTCAAAGATCAAAAGTTGGGAAGTTCA ACTGATAAATCACCTTATCAATATAGAGAAATGTTCCACGCTCTATCAACAGGGCTTCGGCAAGAAGGTCCTCGGGCTTTATATAAGGGTCGGCTTCCTTCTGTCATTGGAGTT
- the LOC136235342 gene encoding uncharacterized protein isoform X5, which translates to MQKCLVELPSSLRVLEAYDCRLTETLSLSSSNIYSIMNLSSSNCFKLDQNAWTEIIRDEASSIQLMRSKLCGYEDEVRILYPGSEIPEIFKDQKLGSSTDKSPYQYREMFHALSTGLRQEGPRALYKGRLPSVIGVV; encoded by the exons ATGCAAAAA TGCTTGGTTGAGCTTCCTTCCTCTCTTAGAGTCTTAGAGGCGTATGACTGCAGATTAACTGAAACCTTGTCGTTGTCGAGCAGCAACATTTATAGTATCATGAATCTCAGCTCCTCAAATTGCTTCAAATTGGATCAAAATGCTTGGACTGAAATCATTAGAGATGAGGCCTCATCCATTCAACTCATGAGATCCAAG TTGTGTGGGTACGAAGATGAAGTTAGAATCTTGTATCCAGGAAGTGAAATCCCAGAAATATTCAAAGATCAAAAGTTGGGAAGTTCA ACTGATAAATCACCTTATCAATATAGAGAAATGTTCCACGCTCTATCAACAGGGCTTCGGCAAGAAGGTCCTCGGGCTTTATATAAGGGTCGGCTTCCTTCTGTCATTGGAGTT
- the LOC136235342 gene encoding protein SUPPRESSOR OF npr1-1, CONSTITUTIVE 1-like isoform X1: MERLACLYLDLCENVKNITDSIRNLKSLEHLHLSGTAIQELPSSIENLKCLKDLKLHGCKKLVSLPNNIHKLSQLRSLYFNNCKALQCLVELPSSLRVLEAYDCRLTETLSLSSSNIYSIMNLSSSNCFKLDQNAWTEIIRDEASSIQLMRSKLCGYEDEVRILYPGSEIPEIFKDQKLGSSTDKSPYQYREMFHALSTGLRQEGPRALYKGRLPSVIGVV; encoded by the exons ATGGAAAGACTAGCTTGTCTTTACTTAGATTTATGTGAGAATGTGAAGAACATTACAGACAGCATCAGGAATTTGAAGTCATTAGAACATCTTCATTTGAGTGGAACAGCAATACAAGAGTTACCCTCATCAATTGAAAACTTGAAGTGTCTTAAGGATTTAAAGCTTCATGGATGCAAAAAGTTGGTTAGCCTTCCCAATAACATCCATAAACTTTCTCAGCTTCGTTCTCTTTATTTTAACAATTGCAAGGCTCTACAGTGCTTGGTTGAGCTTCCTTCCTCTCTTAGAGTCTTAGAGGCGTATGACTGCAGATTAACTGAAACCTTGTCGTTGTCGAGCAGCAACATTTATAGTATCATGAATCTCAGCTCCTCAAATTGCTTCAAATTGGATCAAAATGCTTGGACTGAAATCATTAGAGATGAGGCCTCATCCATTCAACTCATGAGATCCAAG TTGTGTGGGTACGAAGATGAAGTTAGAATCTTGTATCCAGGAAGTGAAATCCCAGAAATATTCAAAGATCAAAAGTTGGGAAGTTCA ACTGATAAATCACCTTATCAATATAGAGAAATGTTCCACGCTCTATCAACAGGGCTTCGGCAAGAAGGTCCTCGGGCTTTATATAAGGGTCGGCTTCCTTCTGTCATTGGAGTT
- the LOC136235342 gene encoding protein SUPPRESSOR OF npr1-1, CONSTITUTIVE 1-like isoform X3 → MERLACLYLDLCENVKNITDSIRNLKSLEHLHLSGTAIQELPSSIENLKCLKDLKLHGCKKLVSLPNNIHKLSQLRSLYFNNCKALQCLVELPSSLRVLEAYDCRLTETLSLSSSNIYSIMNLSSSNCFKLDQNAWTEIIRDEASSIQLMRSKLCGYEDEVRILYPGSEIPEIFKDQKLGN, encoded by the exons ATGGAAAGACTAGCTTGTCTTTACTTAGATTTATGTGAGAATGTGAAGAACATTACAGACAGCATCAGGAATTTGAAGTCATTAGAACATCTTCATTTGAGTGGAACAGCAATACAAGAGTTACCCTCATCAATTGAAAACTTGAAGTGTCTTAAGGATTTAAAGCTTCATGGATGCAAAAAGTTGGTTAGCCTTCCCAATAACATCCATAAACTTTCTCAGCTTCGTTCTCTTTATTTTAACAATTGCAAGGCTCTACAGTGCTTGGTTGAGCTTCCTTCCTCTCTTAGAGTCTTAGAGGCGTATGACTGCAGATTAACTGAAACCTTGTCGTTGTCGAGCAGCAACATTTATAGTATCATGAATCTCAGCTCCTCAAATTGCTTCAAATTGGATCAAAATGCTTGGACTGAAATCATTAGAGATGAGGCCTCATCCATTCAACTCATGAGATCCAAG TTGTGTGGGTACGAAGATGAAGTTAGAATCTTGTATCCAGGAAGTGAAATCCCAGAAATATTCAAAGATCAAAAGTTGGGAA ACTGA
- the LOC136235342 gene encoding disease resistance protein TAO1-like isoform X2, which yields MERLACLYLDLCENVKNITDSIRNLKSLEHLHLSGTAIQELPSSIENLKCLKDLKLHGCKKLVSLPNNIHKLSQLRSLYFNNCKALQCLVELPSSLRVLEAYDCRLTETLSLSSSNIYSIMNLSSSNCFKLDQNAWTEIIRDEASSIQLMRSKLCGYEDEVRILYPGSEIPEIFKDQKLGSSVSIELASYWHESEGIGFGIAS from the exons ATGGAAAGACTAGCTTGTCTTTACTTAGATTTATGTGAGAATGTGAAGAACATTACAGACAGCATCAGGAATTTGAAGTCATTAGAACATCTTCATTTGAGTGGAACAGCAATACAAGAGTTACCCTCATCAATTGAAAACTTGAAGTGTCTTAAGGATTTAAAGCTTCATGGATGCAAAAAGTTGGTTAGCCTTCCCAATAACATCCATAAACTTTCTCAGCTTCGTTCTCTTTATTTTAACAATTGCAAGGCTCTACAGTGCTTGGTTGAGCTTCCTTCCTCTCTTAGAGTCTTAGAGGCGTATGACTGCAGATTAACTGAAACCTTGTCGTTGTCGAGCAGCAACATTTATAGTATCATGAATCTCAGCTCCTCAAATTGCTTCAAATTGGATCAAAATGCTTGGACTGAAATCATTAGAGATGAGGCCTCATCCATTCAACTCATGAGATCCAAG TTGTGTGGGTACGAAGATGAAGTTAGAATCTTGTATCCAGGAAGTGAAATCCCAGAAATATTCAAAGATCAAAAGTTGGGAAGTTCAGTAAGCATAGAGTTGGCGTCGTATTGGCATGAAAGTGAAGGAATTGGTTTTGGCATTGCATCTTGA